The Macaca fascicularis isolate 582-1 chromosome 11, T2T-MFA8v1.1 genome includes a region encoding these proteins:
- the APOLD1 gene encoding apolipoprotein L domain-containing protein 1 isoform X2, with translation MGMERPAAREPHGPDALRRFQGLLLDRRGRLHGQVLRLREVARRLERLRRRSLVANVAGSSLSATGALAAIVGLSLSPVTLGASLLASAVGLGVATAGGAVTITSDLSLIFCNSRELRRVQEIAATCQDQMREILSCLEFFCRWQGCGDRQLLQCGRNASIALYNSVYFIVFFGSRGFLIPRRAEGDTKVSQAVLKAKVQKLAESLESCTGALDELSEQLESRVQLCTKYSRGHDLKISADQRAGLFF, from the exons ATG GGAATGGAGAGGCCGGCAGCCCGGGAGCCGCATGGGCCGGACGCACTGAGGCGCTTCCAGGGGCTGCTGCTGGACCGCCGAGGCCGGCTGCACGGCCAGGTGCTGCGCCTGCGCGAGGTGGCCCGGCGCCTGGAGCGCCTGCGCAGGCGCTCCCTGGTGGCCAACGTGGCTGGCAGCTCGCTGAGCGCAACAGGCGCCCTCGCAGCCATCGTGGGGCTCTCGCTCAGCCCGGTCACCCTGGGGGCCTCGCTGCTGGCGTCGGCCGTGGGGCTGGGGGTGGCCACAGCCGGAGGGGCTGTCACCATCACGTCCGACCTCTCGCTGATCTTCTGCAACTCCCGGGAGCTGCGGAGGGTGCAGGAGATCGCGGCCACCTGCCAGGACCAGATGCGGGAGATCCTGAGCTGCCTGGAGTTCTTCTGCCGCTGGCAGGGCTGCGGGGACCGCCAGCTGCTGCAGTGCGGCAGGAACGCCTCCATCGCCCTGTACAATTCTGTCTACTTCATCGTCTTCTTCGGCTCACGTGGCTTCCTCATCCCCAGGCGGGCGGAGGGGGACACCAAGGTTAGCCAGGCCGTGCTGAAGGCCAAAGTTCAGAAACTGGCCGAGAGCCTGGAGTCCTGCACGGGGGCTCTGGACGAACTCAGCGAACAGCTGGAGTCTCGGGTCCAGCTCTGCACCAAGTACAGCCGTGGCCACGACCTCAAGATCTCTGCTGACCAGCGTGCAGGGCTGTTTTTCTGA